From Schizosaccharomyces pombe strain 972h- genome assembly, chromosome: II, the proteins below share one genomic window:
- the lsb5 gene encoding protein lsb5, whose amino-acid sequence MGIFSETVPITAVTTYIDRLTSRDTDDEDLSGIVQLSEAVNLTVTGPREASRTLRKKLKYSTPHEQVRALVILQALIENAGSHFLQNFSDEKLEDRMLQCATNSEYSKPVRKRAIHMIKLWHNDYSNVRGMESMSSLVSRLPQRQSSASHSEQPTINLKKVGPILERLIASSSMAATNLSNSLVRINPNTENPAKNKQIMVYYVDCKRAHRSLLRYIQAIQDEMWLANLLKANDEIVTAIDAFKEKCSENSDYSSDSGSYSSSYSRHLDDRASYISRSSSGGSNAQRSEDLDVNNPFGDHNRLE is encoded by the coding sequence ATGGGAATTTTCAGTGAAACAGTTCCAATTACTGCTGTCACCACTTATATCGATCGTTTAACCTCTAGAGATACCGACGATGAGGATTTGTCTGGTATCGTTCAATTATCTGAAGCCGTTAATTTAACTGTTACTGGTCCGCGAGAGGCTTCTCGTACCCTTCGTAAGAAGTTAAAGTACAGTACACCTCATGAACAAGTTCGGGCACTTGTTATTCTCCAGgctttaattgaaaatgctggctctcattttttacaaaatttctCAGACGAAAAATTGGAAGACCGAATGTTGCAATGTGCAACAAATTCTGAATATTCTAAACCCGTTCGTAAGCGTGCTATCCATATGATCAAACTTTGGCACAATGACTATTCTAATGTTCGTGGAATGGAAAGCATGAGTAGTTTAGTATCTCGACTTCCTCAACGACAATCATCTGCTTCGCATTCTGAACAACCCACTATCAATCTTAAAAAGGTTGGTCCAATTTTAGAAAGATTGATAGCCTCTTCCAGCATGGCTGCTACCAATCTTTCTAATAGCCTTGTCCGAATCAATCCTAACACAGAAAATCCGGCCAAAAACAAGCAAATCATGGTTTATTATGTGGATTGTAAACGTGCTCATCGCTCCTTGTTGCGCTACATACAAGCTATTCAAGACGAGATGTGGTTAGCCAATCTCTTGAAGGCAAACGATGAAATTGTGACAGCCATTGATGCATTCAAGGAAAAATGCTCCGAAAACTCAGATTATAGTTCAGATAGTGGATCCTATAGTTCTTCATATTCTCGTCACCTTGATGATCGGGCTTCTTACATATCTCGCTCGAGTAGCGGAGGTTCTAATGCTCAGAGATCAGAAGATTTGGATGTAAACAATCCTTTTGGCGATCATAATCGTTTGGAATAA